TGAACATATCGCAATGCTTCCGATGCTGACACCGTATAATGCAAGGGCTATTTGGCTATGGGTTGTCAAATTTGAGCGTGAAACTGTCGACTCTGGGCGCTAAAATTTCACAATCGTTCCATATCAACTTTTCTCATattatcatcatctcacAGCAAACGCACAGGCAACTGCCCCTAGCGGCAGGACTGAAGAAACTGGCTCTCATGTTCCAAGATAATTATGTTTCGTGaaagagatcaagatcacGATGCTTTCCCAGTTGCACGAGGAAACATTCCTACAAGGGATGGTCCATTGGTGGTAAGAAACAAGACCTCAATCCTCAGAGACAAAATGGTTGACGTAGGTTGAGAATAGCTTATGGCGTCTTAAAATCTTTGGTGGGCGCTCAATATGACCCGAATTCTCCTTACACTCGAGAAGCCTTAGAGAGCGAAAGCCGACACCCATAGCTTTCATGGGTCATTCGTGTTagaccaagccaaaagctcaaggaaaCCCCTTACTATAGCAAGGTCTTCCTTTGGTATATGACTGACTGACAATTTGTTCTATTGTGGATACACCCCAGATTATGGATAACAGCATCTGATATGTATCTTGGGACACATCGGACATCCGTCAACACAAAGCAGTTAATGTGGAAAAACCATAAGTAGCAAGGCTTCGAGGTCTTATAGATTAGTTTAAGATCGGGAATCTCCAGCGCAAGGCTACAAGATAACAAGCGTGCTCCGGTTGTCAGCCGCCAGAGCTCGCCATTAATCAATTTGACGGCCCCGGTAAAAGTGTTGTTCTGACGTCTCTGATAGCGTTGCGAGTTGGCCATTCACTTTGTTGGCCAGTACCTGAGCCAGGGGGCGAAAAGAAAACCTAGGACCCTATCCGTATTTCTAACTAATtgaaaagatttaggtaaattaGTAAGAACTCAGGGTGCCTTTTGACAAGTTCATTTGACTTTCCGAGTTAAAAGTACATAAGGTCTGAGGTTTTCTTTTGCCCCGTGGCTGGGCCAATGTAATAAGGCTCCACAACGAAAACCACAGCTTGATGGATTAAAGCTCCATGAGGCATCCCCCTGGTCTGTAGGACAACTTCAACCTTTGCAACCGCATATCTTAGGCACTAACTTATGGCACGTACCCGGGTAATACCGATCATTCGGCGGTACGGGAGTTGACTGGATGAAGGAAGTCAATGAGTAAGCACAATGAGGTTATTGGGGATCCAAAGATCTAAGGTGAGGTCAATTAGTAACAAATAGcgggagatgatggcaattGGCCATCTTTATCTTTTCTGCTCTTCTTATCGATCTCACAGATTCTGTCGAACGTCAGCTCCGGGCGAGATGAAGCCCCGAAATTCAAGCGGGTTGGAAAATCAAGCTAAGAAATTGTTAAGACTGCTTCGGAATATCCAGGCAAAACCGCTCAGTGAATCATGATTGGTCTATCGGAGTAGCTGAACCCCACTCTATCCCTCAGACAGACTCtgctctccatcaccaccctcCTCAAAAATCTCCATTTGCTCTCCTGTAAAGGCAGCACCGCACTCCCCAATCTCCCCTCCTCCCAATTGCACCCGGCTGCAATTGCTCTCCTTTCATCTCCAAACCTCCCGTATACCTCTAATATGTTCCGGAACGCCCTTCGACAGTCGACGCGCGCCGTCGGCGctgtctctgctgctggcagGGTCGCCGCGGTAAGTTAAAACGTGCTCTTCCGAGCCCCCGAATCGACAATGCCATCGACCAGCGCCTCCAATTATCGTGCATCCATCGACAACCCATCGAGAGAGCTCAATTGAGTAGTTGGATTATACTTTTCAGTCTCGCATGAGCTTTTTTGAGCTATTTGGGATCGCTGTCGCCGCTGACCGGTCGAGGACTTTTTCGGGCTTCGGCTAACTTGTTTTTCATCACCAGGCCCGAAATGCCGCACCCGCCTCCATCAACGCCGCTCGATTCTACGCCTCCGACGCTAAGGCCACTCCTACTGAGGTTTCTTCCATCCTCGAGCAGCGAATTCGTGGTGTTCAGGAGGAGTCCGGTCTCGCTGAGACTGGCCGTGTCCTCTCCGTCGGGTATGTGGATCTCTGTTGGGAGCAACCGGAGCAAACCGCAGGTGGTGCATAATGTCCTCAAACATCAATACCACGCTGTCAATAGCCCTGGCACTCAGAACGAGTCAATTGAGATGCAACTAATACTAACAATTGACTTACAGTGATGGTATCGCCCGTGTTCACGGCATGGCCAACGTTCAGGCCGAGGAGCTTGTCGAGTACGTACTGATCAAACTATGGAACAATTCCGTTATGCATCAAAAAGCTAATTGTACAAAAGGTTCGCCTCCGGTGTCAAGGGAATGTGCATGAACCTCGAGGCCGGCCAGGTCGGTGTTGTGTTGTTCGGTTCTGATCGTCTCGTCAAGGAGGGTGAGACCGTCAAGCGTACCGGCGAGATTGTAAGCATACTTACATATCCTGAACTATTCGACTTGAGACTAACACATTGCCAAGGTTGATGTCCCCGTCGGCCCTGAGATGCTCGGCCGTGTTGTCGACGCTCTCGGTAACCCCATTGACGGCAAGGGCcctatcaacaccaaggagaagcgccgtgctcagctcaaggctcctGGCATTCTGCCCCGAAAGTCCGTCAACGAGCCCGTCCAGACTGGTCTCAAGTCCATCGACGCCATGGTTCCCATCGGCCGAGGTCAGCGTGAGTTGATCATTGGTGACCGTCAGACCGGTAAGACTGCCGTTGGTctcgacaccatcctcaaccagAAGCGATGGAACGATGgccaggatgagaagaagaagctctaCTGTATCTACGTCGCCGTTGGCCAGAAGCGATCCACCGTTGCTCAGCttgtcaagactctcgagGAGAACGACGCCATGAAGTACTCCATTGTCGTTGCTGCTACCGCCTCTGAGGCCGCTCCTCTTCAGTACCTCGCTCCTTTCACTGGTGCCTCCATCGGTAAGTTTTCAGCCCCTTCTTTCCGAGGTCACAGGAATATCATCCAATCAAACATTTGTCACGGACGCAACATATTCACACCAGCATCTTGTGAATTCTCAAATCCTTTGTTCTCTTCAGTATCTACTTGTTTTCGATGCTTTTGAAACTCCATTGCTGACTAGATGTGTAGGTGAGTGGTTCCGTGATAACGGCAAGCACTCTCTCGTCATCTACGACGATCTTTCCAAGCAAGCTGTTGCTTACCGACAGATGTCTCTGCTTCTCCGACGTCCCCCTGGACGTGAGGCTTACCCCGGTGATGTTTTCTACCTGCACTCTCGTCTGCTCGAGCGTGCCGCCAAGATGAACGAcaagcttggtggtggttccATGACTGCCCTTCCTGTCATTGAGACCCAGGGTGGTGATGTCTCCGCCTATATTCCTACCAATGTCATTTCTATCACTGATGGTCAGATTTTCTTGGAGGCTGAGCTGTTCTACAAGGGTATCCGACCCGCCATCAACGTCggtctttctgtctctcgCGTCGGTTCCGCCGCCcaggtcaaggccatgaagCAGGTCGCTGGTTCCTTGAAGCTTTTCTTGGCTCAGTACCGTGAGGTTGCTGCCTTCGCCCAGTTCGGTTCTGATCTCGACGCTGCTACCAAGCAGACCCTCAACCGTGGTGAGCGTGTAAGTCCAAGACCTCCATCTCATGGCAAGGTATGAAGATACTAATCTTTCTTTAGCTTACTGAGCTTCTTAAACAAACACAATACAACCCTTATCCGGTTAACCACATGGTTCCTctcatcttcgctggtgtCAACGGATACCTCGACTCCGTCCCCGTCAACAAAGTTCTTCAGTGGGAGGCTGACTTCATTGCTCacctcaagaccaacgagtCTGAGCTCCTTGCCACTATTGACAAGGAGGGTGCTATCTCCAAGGACACCGAGGCCAAGCTCCGTGACGTCACCCAGTCCTTCGTCAAGAGCTTCCTCGGTTAATTATAATCAAAAGCAACTTACGCGGAGAATAACGGAGGCCTTTGGGGATGTCGCTGTCTATACCGAATATTTGTTGTCGCTTTTCTCTCTTGAGGCGGAGGGAACATGTCGAGGGGTCGCGCCAGAATGGAGcgacgagaatgagatgagggagatTCTCCTGTAGCATCGTCACATGTAAAATAGAGCTTAAAACTCAATCAATGTCCTCtattctttttgttctccAATCTGCAAGCTAACAACTATGTCTACACGAACCCTTGTATGTGAACCTGGAAACCCAAAAAGATGCGGAAACGAATCTCGAATCATCAGAAGATGGTAAACTTTGATGTAACCACGCCTCGATCTACGGGGAGACTTAATGTTTCTGTTGATCTATGTAAAATTGAGGTTCCTGGTTGTCATCCTCAAACCTCCAATTCGTCGACTCAATAAAAGCTTCATCACTCAAGACAATTAGTTAATAGGCAAAGCCACTGTCTACCAGTCAATCAGCCAGAAAGGACCGACCTACCCGAGAGAGCACTAACTATTTCCTATTACCTCTCCTCGAGGGAGGATCAAACTTCTAACATTAAATCCGGGTGCTAGCATAAACTGGTATAAAGCACTACTAAAACatactaaacttacctaATAAGTCTTTTGATTACTTTAGATTAAagtcctaagttttcttgccatccGTTGCCTCTTCAGTCACTAACACCAACACGCCGGAGCTCAGGTGCCAATTTTCATCAATTTGTTCGGAGAGTCAAATGTCCACATCGAGTTTTTTTTTCAAGCAAAGAGCAGTTTAAGCACGAGGGCCTTCCAAACTCTTCAGGGTatggaggtggtggaagaCTTCTTATGCCTTTTCTATCAGTAAAAAGCAACAGCATGCGAAGCAGGGTAGCCCCTTGCTTGGAGATGCTCTAGTAGAGTCCTAAGGTGCCACCAGAGTCAAGATTACTAAGTTTTCATCGTCCTGGCACATTACACAGCTCCCCTTTTACGTTGATTGCAGTTTTGACCTGCACCAATCTATGCGTGGCTGAAATGACCGACTCGGCCGTGTCAACGTGATTGTGCAGTTGGGGTGGGTCAAGGTTCGGACAACAAACCTCAAGACCTCTAAACGACATAAAGACTTAGGATCTCTATGCTAAGTAATACAAAGATTTAGGCAAGTTTAGGATGACAAGGTGGGTCTTTAGACTTGTTATTTCTAGGTTATACTAAACCTACCTAAAGCTTCTTGCCGCTGCCCTGAAGTGTAAAGGAATTGAGCTTGACATTTCGTTGTCAGTCGTCATTATCAGAGAAATACAGGTacagaacaccaagaacaccatATCAAAGCACATACTCAACATTATTAAACATTTAGATGTGCTTGTGCGCCTATCTCGTCTGTTATTCTTAGACACTTGTATAATCTTCTCATATTGTGACCCCCAAGCCAAAGTAGAAGGCGTCGCCTCAACGAGAAGCAATCTGCTCGAGCCTCACGGAGATCCCCCTCAATATTCTGCAGATACAAAAAGGCATTAATTAAGTATAAGACGGTTGAAAACATATTGCACCTAAAAGAGTTCTTGTTCGAGGTGCAACAAGGAAGGGGccaaagaaacaacaaagcATAGAGTGAGCGAGAGGGTAGAGGCTCAGCGGAAGCTCAAAGAGAACTGCGTAACATTGAACGATATTGAAACAAGTTGCACCCTGGCTCCTGGAGAATGCCGAAGTCAGTGCAAATTCTGATATATGGTAAAAGAACATTCTGGCCAAGACCGAAACGATCCCCCAGGACATCATCGATATAAATGACAGCGAGAAGAGTTGAATTGCGAACTCTATGAATGATGAAGCACATAGGCTATATAGGCGGCGAGATGATTTAGCACCAGGATCCAAAATATGAAGGAACAAAGGTAAACTTAAAGTAATTTAGTCGGTTATTAGACTTGTTGCTTATATGTAAGCTGTGTTGAACCTGATGAATATTTTTCTATTTAGATGGAGGTCTAGTAGCCGACTCTTGCTCCTTCAAGTACAATAAGCCGCCTGATAATTATCTGTTTCTTCAAATCCTtgatttgatcttcttcgagaTTCCCAGGGTCAAGTCAAGGAGCTCGAATTCTAGATAACTTCCAAGGATTGCTGCCCGTCGATTTGGCACGCTGTTGCAAGCACGATCTTTTTAGGAGGATCATTCCCACTCACCCGCGAAACATTTTCTGTGAGCAGAAACTTAGCAACGAAAGATGCAAGCCTGAACCAACTCTGTCAGCAGTAGTTAGGAAGACCTTGTCACCAATGACAACCAACTTTATGTTCACTCGAGCAATATTTGTCGCTGCAAACTGGTAACAGTTGAAAGCTCGAAGGAATCCACCTGATCTATCTTGCGTATCTCCGATGTGGATTTCTTCGAACTTAAGCGTTTATAGTAACTCTCTCCATTTCAAGGATGATTGTCGCACTGTGGTGAATTTCCGGGTTATTGCACCACAAAGTGAGCTCTTCGT
This genomic interval from Fusarium verticillioides 7600 chromosome 1, whole genome shotgun sequence contains the following:
- a CDS encoding ATP synthase subunit alpha, mitochondrial — protein: MFRNALRQSTRAVGAVSAAGRVAAARNAAPASINAARFYASDAKATPTEVSSILEQRIRGVQEESGLAETGRVLSVGDGIARVHGMANVQAEELVEFASGVKGMCMNLEAGQVGVVLFGSDRLVKEGETVKRTGEIVDVPVGPEMLGRVVDALGNPIDGKGPINTKEKRRAQLKAPGILPRKSVNEPVQTGLKSIDAMVPIGRGQRELIIGDRQTGKTAVGLDTILNQKRWNDGQDEKKKLYCIYVAVGQKRSTVAQLVKTLEENDAMKYSIVVAATASEAAPLQYLAPFTGASIGEWFRDNGKHSLVIYDDLSKQAVAYRQMSLLLRRPPGREAYPGDVFYLHSRLLERAAKMNDKLGGGSMTALPVIETQGGDVSAYIPTNVISITDGQIFLEAELFYKGIRPAINVGLSVSRVGSAAQVKAMKQVAGSLKLFLAQYREVAAFAQFGSDLDAATKQTLNRGERLTELLKQTQYNPYPVNHMVPLIFAGVNGYLDSVPVNKVLQWEADFIAHLKTNESELLATIDKEGAISKDTEAKLRDVTQSFVKSFLG